A genomic window from Trueperella bialowiezensis includes:
- a CDS encoding metal ABC transporter ATP-binding protein: protein MNSALAVQDLGVRLSGRQILSGVNVHVNPGELVGLIGPNGAGKTTLMRAIMGLIPASAGTIEASGPIGYVPQRQELDWGYPMSVEELVATAFIRGWRPSRGNHWEAVYRALRKVDMFDYRKRTINELSGGQKQRVIIARALAPQPHILLLDEPFTGLDHPNQDVLSDLFVGLARSGVAILMSTHDLTQAVDISDELVMLNETVRACGKPDELLKPELWMETYQVKEDSALLRSLGMVSR from the coding sequence GTGAACTCAGCGCTAGCGGTGCAGGATCTCGGCGTGCGGCTATCCGGACGCCAGATCCTCAGCGGGGTGAACGTGCATGTGAATCCCGGTGAGCTCGTGGGGCTCATCGGGCCGAACGGCGCGGGCAAAACCACGCTGATGAGGGCCATCATGGGGCTCATCCCCGCCAGTGCCGGAACCATTGAGGCTTCGGGGCCGATCGGCTACGTTCCCCAGCGCCAGGAGCTGGACTGGGGATACCCGATGAGTGTGGAAGAACTTGTTGCGACGGCGTTCATCCGCGGCTGGCGGCCGAGTCGGGGCAATCACTGGGAGGCCGTGTACCGCGCGCTGCGCAAAGTGGACATGTTCGACTATCGCAAGCGAACGATTAACGAGCTGTCTGGCGGTCAAAAGCAGCGGGTGATTATCGCCCGTGCGCTCGCGCCGCAGCCGCACATTCTGCTGCTGGACGAGCCGTTTACTGGCTTGGATCATCCGAATCAGGACGTGCTGTCGGACCTGTTTGTCGGTTTGGCACGCTCCGGCGTTGCGATTCTCATGTCCACCCACGACCTCACGCAGGCTGTGGATATTTCCGACGAGCTCGTCATGCTCAACGAAACGGTTCGAGCCTGTGGAAAACCGGATGAACTGCTGAAGCCGGAGTTGTGGATGGAGACCTATCAGGTGAAAGAAGATTCGGCGCTGCTGCGCTCGCTCGGGATGGTGAGCCGATGA